A window of the Bradyrhizobium ottawaense genome harbors these coding sequences:
- the gatC gene encoding Asp-tRNA(Asn)/Glu-tRNA(Gln) amidotransferase subunit GatC, which yields MSVDAATVRRIAHLARIAVTEAEVPHLQGELNAMLAFVEQLSEVNVDGVEPMTSVTPMEMKKRPDVVNDGEIADAVVGNAPDTVNHFFVVPKVVE from the coding sequence ATGTCCGTAGATGCCGCCACCGTTCGCCGCATCGCGCATCTGGCGCGGATTGCGGTCACCGAGGCCGAAGTTCCCCATCTGCAGGGCGAGCTGAACGCGATGCTCGCCTTCGTGGAGCAGCTTTCCGAGGTGAATGTCGACGGCGTCGAACCGATGACCTCGGTGACGCCGATGGAAATGAAAAAGCGCCCCGACGTGGTCAATGACGGCGAGATTGCCGACGCCGTGGTGGGAAATGCGCCTGATACCGTGAACCACTTCTTCGTGGTGCCGAAGGTCGTTGAGTAA
- a CDS encoding ABC transporter substrate-binding protein: MPVVGYLHFAEPNYVPTAADFLQGLNEAGFVAGQNVAVEYRWAEGRYDRLSAMAADLVGLKVDLIAAFGPPPAKAAKTATSAIPIVFEVGNDAVEAGLVDSLARPGGNATGLSILFVQLTPKRLELLCELIPGARTIALLVNPNSPTAEPSLRGAPEAAQAKGAQLLVLKAVNEKEIDAAFDTAVASKADGLIVAADPFFDTRRVQLVAAAARAKVPTVYFEHEFSNAGGLMSYGPSLASVYRRMGIYAGKILRGERPAELPVEQPTTFQMVINLKTARELGITVPPKLLFTADVVIE, translated from the coding sequence ATGCCGGTGGTCGGCTATCTTCACTTCGCCGAACCGAATTACGTTCCAACGGCGGCAGATTTCCTCCAGGGGTTGAATGAGGCCGGTTTTGTTGCCGGACAGAACGTCGCGGTCGAGTACCGCTGGGCTGAGGGGCGCTACGATCGTTTGTCGGCGATGGCGGCTGACCTCGTCGGACTTAAAGTCGATTTGATCGCCGCTTTCGGTCCGCCGCCTGCAAAAGCGGCGAAAACTGCGACTTCAGCCATCCCGATCGTTTTCGAGGTCGGCAATGACGCTGTGGAAGCGGGGCTTGTGGACAGTCTGGCCCGGCCCGGAGGTAACGCCACCGGCTTGAGCATCCTGTTCGTCCAACTCACCCCAAAGCGGCTCGAATTGCTTTGCGAGTTGATTCCCGGGGCGAGGACGATTGCGCTGCTGGTGAATCCGAATAGTCCGACCGCCGAACCCTCGCTTCGCGGGGCCCCTGAAGCGGCGCAAGCCAAGGGGGCGCAGCTTTTGGTCCTCAAGGCGGTCAACGAAAAAGAGATCGACGCGGCGTTTGACACCGCCGTCGCGTCAAAGGCCGACGGATTGATCGTGGCCGCCGATCCATTCTTTGACACACGTCGCGTGCAACTGGTCGCGGCGGCGGCTCGTGCCAAAGTACCCACCGTCTATTTTGAGCATGAGTTTTCCAACGCTGGAGGGCTGATGAGCTATGGGCCCAGCCTCGCCAGCGTCTATCGCCGAATGGGCATTTATGCGGGGAAGATTCTGAGAGGTGAAAGGCCGGCCGAATTGCCCGTGGAACAGCCGACTACCTTCCAAATGGTCATCAACCTCAAGACTGCCAGAGAATTGGGAATCACCGTGCCGCCGAAGCTGCTGTTCACCGCCGATGTGGTGATCGAATAG
- a CDS encoding tetratricopeptide repeat protein, translated as MTAASEKAFRRGLAAFQSGSLDEAEKVFRRLLREHPGHPHIVGILGTVLAAAKKYGDAEPLLRAALAINPNSHTILYNYGLVLKGLQRPNDALGCFSRCIAISPNDAETFNNRGTVRNDLRDYAGAIVDFDRAIALQPGYSAALGNKGKSLMELGRHEDALAAYDAAIKLKPDVLESWLGRGDVLHKLKLHREAANAFARAMELQPRYPFIKGILLHQKLLGCDWKDVGESIADIERDMLAGRLAAEPFGWQGIASTARSNLLCARLYNREKYPAKPGRAPVAAASADGKIRVGYLAGEFRDQATSHLLAGVLEHHDRSRFEIHAFDNGWDDSSETRRRIEAAVHAIVGIRQLDDERAAAAVRERQIDILVNLNGYFGEDRTNVFAQRPAPIQVNYLGFPGTMGASYMDYIVADRRVIPEADRSCYEEKVVYLPNCYQANDRKRRIADTVFSREALGLPKDGFVFCCFNNNYKIMPAMFDCWMRILKRVPDSVLWLLADNAEAKANLCKEAAARGLDQARIVFADRMQVADHLARHSCADLFLDTLPYNAHTTGSDALWAGLPILTCVGESFAGRVAASLLDNVGLPELITTSYLDYEERAVEFATHPERLAGLRQRLIANRLTATLFDTELFTKHLEQAYVMMHARRQAAQAPDHIAVPG; from the coding sequence TTGACGGCTGCGAGCGAAAAGGCCTTCCGACGCGGATTGGCGGCTTTTCAGTCCGGTAGTCTGGACGAGGCGGAGAAAGTCTTCAGGAGACTGCTGCGCGAGCATCCGGGACATCCGCACATCGTCGGGATTCTGGGAACAGTTCTGGCCGCCGCGAAGAAGTATGGCGACGCGGAGCCGCTCCTCCGCGCTGCGCTCGCCATCAACCCGAATTCGCATACGATCCTGTACAATTATGGCCTCGTCCTGAAAGGCCTGCAACGGCCGAACGACGCGCTCGGCTGCTTTAGCCGATGCATCGCCATCAGCCCCAACGATGCCGAAACGTTCAATAATCGCGGAACGGTTCGCAACGACCTGCGAGATTACGCCGGCGCAATCGTCGATTTCGACCGGGCCATTGCCTTGCAGCCGGGCTATTCAGCCGCCCTCGGCAACAAGGGCAAATCGCTGATGGAACTCGGCCGCCATGAAGATGCGCTGGCGGCCTATGACGCGGCCATCAAGCTCAAGCCGGACGTCCTCGAAAGCTGGCTTGGCCGCGGCGATGTGCTGCACAAGCTCAAGCTTCACCGGGAGGCCGCCAATGCCTTCGCACGCGCCATGGAGTTGCAGCCGCGATATCCCTTTATAAAAGGAATTCTGCTGCATCAAAAATTGCTCGGTTGCGACTGGAAAGACGTCGGCGAATCCATCGCAGATATCGAACGTGACATGCTGGCGGGCAGGCTGGCCGCCGAGCCGTTCGGATGGCAAGGGATCGCGAGCACGGCACGCAGCAATCTGCTGTGTGCCAGGCTTTACAACAGGGAAAAATATCCCGCCAAACCGGGGCGCGCTCCCGTTGCCGCCGCAAGCGCCGATGGAAAGATACGCGTCGGCTATCTGGCGGGAGAATTCCGCGATCAGGCGACCTCACACCTTCTCGCGGGAGTCCTGGAGCATCACGACCGGTCGCGCTTCGAGATTCACGCGTTCGACAATGGCTGGGATGATTCCAGTGAGACCCGAAGACGGATCGAAGCTGCGGTTCACGCCATCGTCGGCATCCGGCAGCTTGATGATGAGCGGGCGGCCGCCGCCGTCCGCGAGCGGCAGATCGATATTCTCGTCAATCTGAACGGTTATTTCGGCGAAGACCGGACCAATGTCTTTGCGCAACGCCCGGCGCCGATCCAGGTCAACTATCTCGGATTTCCAGGCACCATGGGCGCAAGCTACATGGACTACATCGTCGCCGACCGTCGGGTGATCCCGGAAGCAGACAGATCCTGCTACGAGGAGAAGGTGGTCTATCTGCCGAATTGCTACCAGGCCAATGACCGCAAGCGGCGTATCGCCGACACCGTGTTCAGCCGGGAGGCGCTCGGACTGCCAAAGGACGGTTTCGTCTTTTGCTGCTTCAACAACAACTACAAGATCATGCCGGCTATGTTCGATTGCTGGATGCGAATCCTCAAGCGCGTTCCCGACAGCGTGCTCTGGCTGCTCGCCGACAATGCGGAGGCCAAGGCCAACCTCTGCAAGGAGGCCGCCGCGCGCGGTCTCGATCAGGCGCGGATCGTGTTTGCGGACCGCATGCAAGTCGCCGACCACCTGGCGCGGCACAGTTGCGCCGACCTTTTCCTGGATACGCTGCCTTACAACGCCCACACGACGGGTAGCGACGCGCTCTGGGCCGGGCTGCCGATTCTGACATGCGTCGGCGAAAGTTTCGCCGGCCGGGTCGCGGCCAGCCTGCTCGACAACGTCGGCCTGCCGGAACTCATCACGACTTCCTACCTCGATTACGAAGAGCGCGCGGTCGAGTTTGCCACGCATCCGGAACGGCTGGCCGGCTTGCGGCAGCGATTGATCGCCAATCGTCTAACGGCAACGCTGTTCGATACCGAGCTCTTCACGAAGCATCTCGAACAGGCCTACGTCATGATGCACGCGCGCCGTCAGGCAGCCCAGGCGCCGGACCATATTGCTGTCCCCGGGTGA
- a CDS encoding patatin-like phospholipase family protein, producing the protein MNLRAWVLGGVAVAFAAFAAGCASVYNLPGNAPLGTALADNNFGRELPVYDDDVLLALSFSGGGTRAAAFSFGVLSELDRSRAGSGQSKSLLDRVDFVSGVSGGSVTAAYFGLKKRAALDDFRERFLLRNAEEALNTQLSLGNIGRALGGGVNDSQFTNWLDRNLFDGARFESFREDRRPRVWINASDIYNRTPFVFGKTAFDALCSDIRPYRVAEAVAASAAVPLAFAPIVLETYPGGCAAPLPAWLERARSDPNGQPLLKSYAEAHARYRDGSMRYVKLLDGGLVDNYGLSGFSIGLLAAQRPFEPITEQQAVKVRRIMFLVVDAGRGISGDFAQRIEGPNGVELVAAAADTAIDASVRASYAAFSALATDWSGKVRRWRCGLSAAERSRLGVGKNWRCGDISFAIDRVSFDQLGPARAGILNAIPTRFALPAEQVDLLIESGADALRQSKSYQAFRRGL; encoded by the coding sequence TTGAATTTACGGGCGTGGGTTCTGGGTGGTGTGGCCGTAGCGTTCGCTGCCTTCGCCGCAGGATGCGCGTCGGTCTACAATCTGCCCGGCAATGCGCCGCTGGGTACGGCGCTGGCGGACAACAATTTCGGCCGGGAACTTCCAGTCTACGACGATGACGTGCTGCTCGCGCTGTCGTTCTCCGGCGGCGGAACGCGGGCCGCGGCTTTCTCGTTCGGGGTGCTGAGCGAACTCGACCGCTCTCGGGCCGGCTCCGGCCAGTCCAAATCGCTGCTCGATCGGGTCGACTTCGTCTCCGGCGTGTCCGGCGGATCGGTGACGGCGGCGTATTTCGGCCTGAAGAAACGCGCGGCACTCGATGACTTCCGCGAACGTTTCCTGCTGCGAAACGCCGAAGAGGCACTCAATACCCAGTTGTCGCTCGGCAATATCGGCCGTGCGCTCGGCGGCGGCGTCAATGACAGCCAGTTCACCAACTGGCTCGATCGCAACCTGTTCGATGGCGCGCGGTTCGAAAGCTTCCGCGAGGACCGCCGGCCGCGGGTCTGGATCAACGCGTCCGATATCTACAACCGCACGCCATTCGTGTTCGGAAAGACCGCGTTCGACGCGCTGTGCAGCGACATCAGGCCCTATCGGGTTGCCGAGGCGGTTGCGGCGTCCGCCGCGGTGCCGCTGGCCTTCGCACCGATCGTGCTGGAAACCTATCCGGGCGGCTGCGCAGCGCCGTTGCCGGCCTGGCTCGAACGCGCCCGCAGCGATCCGAACGGGCAGCCATTGCTGAAATCATACGCGGAAGCCCATGCGCGTTACCGCGATGGCTCGATGCGTTATGTAAAGCTGCTCGATGGCGGCCTGGTCGACAATTACGGCCTGTCCGGTTTCAGCATCGGGCTCCTGGCGGCACAGCGCCCGTTCGAGCCGATTACCGAGCAGCAGGCCGTGAAGGTGCGGCGGATCATGTTCCTTGTCGTCGATGCGGGTCGCGGGATCTCCGGCGATTTCGCCCAGCGCATCGAAGGACCGAACGGCGTCGAACTGGTCGCGGCCGCCGCCGATACCGCTATCGATGCCAGCGTTCGGGCGAGCTATGCGGCGTTCTCGGCCCTGGCCACCGACTGGTCCGGCAAGGTGAGGCGCTGGCGCTGCGGTCTGTCGGCGGCCGAGCGCTCGCGCCTGGGCGTCGGCAAGAACTGGCGTTGCGGCGATATCAGCTTTGCCATCGACCGGGTGAGTTTCGACCAGCTTGGCCCGGCGCGCGCCGGTATTCTCAACGCCATCCCGACGCGGTTTGCGCTGCCGGCGGAGCAGGTCGATCTCCTGATCGAAAGCGGTGCCGACGCGCTGCGCCAGAGCAAGTCCTATCAGGCGTTTCGCCGCGGGCTTTGA
- the gatA gene encoding Asp-tRNA(Asn)/Glu-tRNA(Gln) amidotransferase subunit GatA, translated as MTDLTSMTIAEARSGLASKSFTALELTDAHLAAIEAARVLNAYILETPDQARAMARAVDARIAKGEGGPLAGIPLGIKDLFATKDVRTTACSKILGNFVPPYESTVTSQLWRDGAVMLGKLNNDEFAMGSSNETSCFGPVVNPWRRDGSNTMLVPGGSSGGSASAVAAQLCMGATATDTGGSIRQPAAFTATVGVKPTYGRCSRWGIVAFASSLDQAGPIARTTRDAAILMRSMAGHDPKDTTSVDRAVPDYEAAIGKSVKGMKIGIPKEYRLDGMPAEIEKLWSEGAAWLKAAGAELVEVSLPHTKYALPAYYIVAPAEASSNLARYDGVRYGLRVPGRSIGEMYEDTRADGFGAEVRRRVMIGTYVLSAGYYDAYYLRAQKVRTLIKKDFEDCFAKGVNAILTPATPSAAFGIGEKGGADPVEMYLNDIFTVTVNMAGLPGIAVPAGKDAQGLPLGLQLIGRPFDEETLFSLGEVIEKEAGRFTPERWW; from the coding sequence ATGACCGATTTAACGTCGATGACGATCGCCGAGGCCAGGTCTGGCCTCGCGAGCAAGTCTTTCACCGCGCTTGAACTGACCGACGCCCATCTGGCCGCGATCGAGGCGGCGCGGGTGCTCAATGCCTACATATTGGAGACGCCGGATCAGGCCCGCGCCATGGCGCGCGCGGTCGACGCCAGGATCGCCAAAGGCGAGGGCGGTCCGCTGGCCGGTATTCCGCTCGGCATCAAGGACCTGTTTGCGACCAAGGACGTGCGAACCACCGCCTGCTCGAAAATCCTTGGCAATTTCGTGCCGCCCTACGAGTCGACCGTGACCTCGCAACTCTGGCGCGATGGCGCCGTCATGTTGGGCAAGCTCAACAATGACGAATTCGCCATGGGCTCATCGAACGAGACCTCGTGCTTCGGCCCGGTGGTCAATCCGTGGCGGCGCGACGGCTCCAACACCATGCTGGTGCCGGGCGGCTCGTCCGGCGGATCGGCGTCCGCGGTGGCAGCCCAGCTGTGCATGGGTGCGACCGCGACCGACACCGGCGGCTCGATCCGCCAGCCGGCGGCGTTTACGGCGACTGTCGGCGTCAAGCCGACCTACGGCCGCTGTTCGCGCTGGGGCATCGTGGCGTTCGCGTCCTCGCTCGACCAGGCCGGTCCGATCGCCCGCACCACGCGTGACGCCGCGATCCTGATGCGCTCGATGGCCGGCCACGATCCCAAGGACACCACCTCGGTCGATCGCGCGGTGCCGGACTACGAGGCCGCGATCGGCAAATCCGTGAAGGGCATGAAGATCGGCATCCCCAAGGAATATCGCCTCGACGGCATGCCGGCCGAAATCGAAAAGCTCTGGAGCGAAGGCGCAGCCTGGCTGAAGGCGGCCGGCGCCGAACTGGTCGAGGTGTCGCTGCCGCACACCAAATACGCACTGCCGGCCTATTACATCGTGGCGCCGGCGGAAGCCTCGTCGAATCTCGCGCGCTACGACGGCGTGCGTTACGGGCTTCGCGTACCCGGCCGCTCGATCGGCGAAATGTACGAGGACACAAGGGCCGACGGTTTTGGGGCGGAAGTGCGCCGCCGCGTCATGATCGGCACCTATGTGCTGTCGGCCGGCTATTACGACGCCTATTATTTGCGCGCGCAAAAAGTCCGCACGCTGATCAAGAAGGATTTTGAGGATTGCTTCGCCAAGGGCGTCAACGCGATCCTGACGCCGGCGACGCCGTCGGCGGCTTTCGGCATCGGCGAGAAGGGCGGCGCCGATCCGGTCGAAATGTATCTCAACGACATTTTTACGGTGACCGTGAACATGGCCGGATTGCCGGGCATCGCCGTTCCCGCGGGCAAGGACGCACAGGGCCTGCCGCTAGGCCTGCAACTGATCGGGCGTCCGTTCGACGAGGAGACGCTGTTCTCGCTCGGCGAGGTGATCGAAAAGGAAGCCGGCCGGTTCACGCCGGAGCGTTGGTGGTAG
- a CDS encoding class I SAM-dependent methyltransferase, giving the protein MEDTVTEAVRKQYEAYSYPPPIEDAEKFLRKWGPLTCDPKFAGIQLWPEGRPRQDLRILCAGCGSSQAPLIALNNPDCSVLGIDLSETSLAHSNRLRDRHGLANLELRQMSLLDVGELNRSFDLIICTGVLHHLPNPDAGLKALAEVLDPSGSMAIMLYGKTGRAGVYLLQDILRRLGAGQNAEGLAMARELLKFVPSHHYLISTTGKLPNDLAEDAGIVDMLLHPQDRAYSVPEIMEFVETAGLIFFGWSDNALYCADRFLSGEMLERVLALPAAEQWAVIDNLTVLNSRHDFFVRKPHNMRFLTRFDTDDFLSYVPLVRSGVRLAGDVNSLILTRASLEGEVVTPISKSDALLLEQADGKKSIAQILSHSLSTGGEPEQRTNFARAVFERMWRSGHLLFGRSNS; this is encoded by the coding sequence ATGGAAGACACAGTTACAGAGGCGGTCAGGAAGCAGTACGAGGCGTATAGCTATCCACCCCCGATTGAGGACGCCGAGAAATTCCTGAGGAAATGGGGACCGCTTACTTGTGATCCCAAATTTGCGGGCATTCAGTTGTGGCCCGAGGGCCGACCTCGGCAAGACCTGCGCATATTGTGCGCCGGTTGCGGCTCCTCCCAGGCGCCTCTGATCGCCCTTAATAACCCGGACTGTTCTGTCCTTGGTATCGATCTTTCCGAGACCAGCCTCGCTCATTCGAACCGTCTTCGCGATCGACACGGCCTCGCCAACCTTGAACTTCGGCAAATGAGCCTGCTCGATGTCGGCGAGTTGAATCGCTCCTTTGACCTGATCATTTGCACCGGCGTTCTTCATCACCTTCCCAATCCGGACGCCGGATTGAAGGCTCTCGCAGAGGTACTCGATCCATCGGGAAGCATGGCAATCATGCTTTACGGGAAGACCGGGCGCGCTGGAGTATATCTACTCCAGGATATCTTGCGGCGACTTGGGGCCGGTCAAAATGCCGAGGGCCTCGCGATGGCCCGTGAACTTTTGAAGTTTGTCCCATCGCACCATTATCTGATCTCGACGACCGGCAAACTACCCAATGACCTCGCAGAGGATGCGGGGATCGTAGACATGCTGCTTCACCCGCAGGACAGAGCGTACTCGGTGCCGGAGATCATGGAGTTTGTTGAAACGGCTGGGCTGATTTTCTTCGGTTGGAGCGACAATGCCCTCTACTGCGCCGATCGGTTTCTGAGCGGAGAGATGCTGGAAAGGGTTTTGGCGCTCCCGGCCGCGGAGCAGTGGGCCGTCATCGATAATCTTACCGTGCTGAACTCAAGGCACGATTTTTTCGTCAGGAAGCCCCACAACATGCGCTTCCTTACCCGTTTTGATACCGATGATTTTCTGTCGTATGTCCCGCTCGTTCGATCCGGCGTTAGACTTGCCGGTGACGTCAACTCATTGATCTTGACGCGCGCTTCGCTTGAAGGGGAAGTTGTTACCCCAATATCGAAATCGGATGCCCTCCTGCTGGAGCAGGCAGACGGAAAGAAGAGCATAGCGCAAATTCTGTCCCACTCCTTGTCCACGGGGGGTGAGCCCGAACAAAGGACGAATTTCGCCCGCGCCGTCTTCGAGCGCATGTGGCGATCGGGGCATCTCCTGTTTGGCAGATCCAACTCCTAG
- a CDS encoding FkbM family methyltransferase: MTANLGLDTIFKRAIPTIRILDVGAMDVGQERYHALLKAGLAEVTGFEPNPAEYARLKDRKGPYRYLPVFLGDGKPATFHRTRYPGCSSLLAPDPGVIDLFTTIGCADPAGNFHVQATESVETVRLDDLEPRPGVDFLKIDVQGYELEIMRHGTKTLADTVVIECEVEFLPMYREQPLFGDVQCFLRDQGFVLHKMIDVGGRPFRPFAPTNPFLPMSQLLWADAIFVRDFTRLDSYSDDALLRAVAILDLVYASYDLPVLLLGEYDRRRQTKLRQSYIEALRSRMSPVKFLNIMDRPN, from the coding sequence ATGACAGCGAATTTGGGCCTCGATACAATTTTCAAGCGTGCGATTCCGACCATACGCATACTGGATGTCGGGGCCATGGATGTCGGCCAGGAGCGATACCACGCGCTGTTGAAGGCGGGGCTCGCTGAAGTCACCGGGTTCGAGCCGAATCCAGCGGAATACGCCCGCCTGAAAGACCGGAAAGGCCCCTACCGTTACCTTCCCGTCTTCCTCGGAGACGGCAAGCCGGCAACATTCCACCGCACCCGCTATCCCGGATGTTCGTCGCTGCTGGCCCCCGACCCCGGTGTCATCGACCTGTTCACGACTATCGGATGCGCGGATCCCGCCGGAAATTTTCATGTCCAGGCCACCGAAAGCGTCGAAACCGTCCGCCTGGATGACCTCGAGCCCCGCCCTGGCGTGGATTTTCTCAAGATCGATGTTCAGGGCTATGAACTCGAAATCATGCGTCACGGCACCAAGACTCTCGCCGACACCGTCGTCATCGAGTGCGAGGTCGAATTCCTGCCGATGTATCGGGAACAGCCGCTGTTCGGCGACGTCCAGTGCTTTCTCCGCGACCAGGGTTTCGTGCTCCATAAAATGATCGATGTCGGCGGCCGGCCGTTCAGGCCTTTCGCTCCGACCAATCCATTCTTGCCCATGAGCCAGTTGTTGTGGGCTGACGCGATCTTTGTCCGGGATTTCACCCGTCTGGACAGCTACAGCGACGACGCCTTGCTGCGGGCTGTCGCGATCCTGGATCTCGTTTACGCGTCCTACGATTTGCCGGTGCTGTTGCTGGGCGAGTATGACCGGCGGCGTCAGACCAAATTGCGTCAGTCGTATATCGAGGCGCTGAGATCGCGAATGTCGCCCGTGAAGTTCCTCAACATCATGGATCGCCCGAACTGA
- a CDS encoding alpha/beta fold hydrolase, which yields MDFVEANGVGLRCELTGAGERTLVLVHEMGGSLESWDDVTPRFAKSRRVLRYDTRGAGLSQKVRGELTLDAMVDDIAALLDAYGIAGKVALAGIAVGGAIALHFAARHPKRTSAVVVGSPATGIAAERRVPALERLAKIEAAGMAFAVEDSMQNGYAPELRSDLKRFERFRTRWLGNDPSSYATIWRMLAAAEMQSELARLSVPVLVIGGSLDRVRPAAMAEGTAKSIPGARYIELRTGHYMSVQTPDLVFDCIDDFLRSVAA from the coding sequence ATGGATTTCGTTGAGGCCAATGGCGTCGGGCTGCGCTGCGAATTGACCGGCGCGGGTGAGCGCACGCTGGTGCTGGTTCACGAGATGGGCGGCTCGCTCGAAAGCTGGGACGATGTCACGCCGCGGTTCGCCAAATCCCGCCGCGTCCTGCGCTATGACACCCGCGGCGCCGGCCTGTCGCAGAAAGTGCGTGGCGAGCTCACGCTCGACGCCATGGTCGACGATATCGCGGCGCTGCTGGATGCCTACGGCATTGCCGGCAAAGTGGCGCTGGCGGGGATCGCCGTCGGCGGCGCGATCGCGCTGCATTTTGCGGCCCGGCACCCCAAGCGCACCAGCGCGGTCGTGGTCGGCAGCCCCGCCACCGGGATCGCTGCGGAACGCCGCGTCCCTGCCCTCGAGCGCCTCGCGAAAATCGAAGCCGCCGGCATGGCCTTCGCGGTCGAGGATTCCATGCAGAACGGCTACGCCCCGGAGCTACGCTCCGACCTCAAGCGATTCGAGCGGTTCCGGACGCGCTGGCTCGGCAACGATCCCTCGAGCTACGCCACGATCTGGCGCATGCTGGCGGCGGCCGAGATGCAGAGCGAACTGGCCAGGCTGAGCGTGCCGGTGCTCGTGATCGGCGGCAGCCTCGACCGCGTCCGACCAGCGGCGATGGCCGAAGGCACGGCCAAGAGCATTCCCGGCGCGCGCTACATCGAACTCCGCACCGGGCATTACATGTCGGTGCAGACGCCGGACCTGGTCTTCGACTGCATCGACGACTTCCTGCGATCGGTCGCGGCCTGA
- the gatB gene encoding Asp-tRNA(Asn)/Glu-tRNA(Gln) amidotransferase subunit GatB, with the protein MNVSVKPAKLIKGATGDWEMVIGLEVHAQVTSNSKLFSGASTEFGGEPNTHVSLVDAAMPGMLPVINEECVRQAVLTGLGLNAQINLRSVFDRKNYFYPDSPQGYQISQYKSPVVGEGVVEVELDGGRTVNIGIERLHLEQDAGKLLHDQSPTMSYVDLNRCGVALMEIVSKPDIRDAEQAKAYVTKLRSILRYLGTCDGDMEKGSLRADVNVSVRKPGGPLGTRCEIKNMNSITFIGQAIESEARRQIEIIEDGGTIDQETRLYDPNKNETRSMRSKEEAHDYRYFPDPDLLPLEFSQAYVDELKAGLPELPDQKKARFIEAFGLSPYDAGVLVAERESADFYETVLAALADKARDGKLAANWVINELFGRLNKEGRDITGSPVSAEQLGAIVDLIGEGTISGKIAKDLFEIVWQEGGDPRELVATRGMKQVTDLGAIEKVVDDIIAANPDKVAQAKAKPQLAGWFVGQVMKSSGGKANPQAVNDLLKAKLGI; encoded by the coding sequence ATGAACGTATCGGTCAAACCGGCAAAGCTGATCAAGGGCGCCACGGGCGATTGGGAAATGGTGATCGGGCTGGAAGTCCATGCCCAGGTCACTTCCAATTCAAAGCTGTTCTCCGGCGCCTCGACCGAATTCGGCGGCGAGCCGAACACGCACGTCTCGCTGGTCGATGCGGCGATGCCGGGCATGCTGCCCGTGATCAACGAGGAATGCGTCCGCCAGGCCGTGCTCACCGGGCTCGGCCTCAACGCGCAGATCAACCTGCGCTCGGTGTTCGACCGCAAGAACTACTTCTATCCGGATTCGCCGCAGGGCTATCAGATCAGCCAGTACAAGTCGCCAGTCGTTGGCGAGGGCGTGGTCGAGGTCGAACTCGACGGCGGCCGCACCGTCAATATCGGCATCGAGCGGCTGCATTTGGAACAGGATGCCGGCAAATTGCTGCACGACCAGTCGCCGACCATGTCCTATGTCGACCTCAACCGGTGCGGCGTGGCGCTGATGGAAATCGTCTCCAAGCCGGACATCCGCGATGCCGAGCAGGCCAAGGCCTATGTGACCAAGCTGCGCTCGATCCTGCGCTATCTCGGCACCTGCGACGGCGACATGGAGAAGGGCAGTCTGCGCGCCGACGTCAACGTCTCCGTGCGCAAGCCCGGCGGGCCGCTCGGCACCCGCTGCGAGATCAAGAACATGAACTCGATCACCTTCATCGGCCAGGCGATCGAGTCTGAAGCGCGGCGCCAGATCGAAATCATCGAGGACGGCGGCACGATCGACCAGGAAACCCGGCTGTACGACCCCAACAAGAACGAAACCCGGTCGATGCGCTCCAAGGAAGAGGCGCACGACTACCGCTATTTCCCCGATCCCGACCTGCTGCCGCTCGAATTCAGCCAGGCCTATGTCGACGAACTCAAGGCCGGCCTGCCGGAATTGCCGGACCAGAAGAAGGCGCGCTTCATCGAAGCCTTCGGACTGTCGCCCTATGACGCCGGCGTGCTGGTGGCCGAGCGCGAGAGCGCCGACTTCTATGAAACCGTGCTGGCCGCGCTCGCCGACAAGGCCCGCGACGGCAAGCTCGCCGCCAACTGGGTGATCAACGAACTGTTCGGGCGTCTCAACAAGGAAGGCCGGGATATTACGGGCTCGCCGGTCTCCGCGGAGCAGCTCGGGGCGATCGTCGACCTGATCGGCGAAGGCACGATCTCCGGGAAGATCGCAAAAGACCTGTTCGAGATCGTCTGGCAGGAAGGCGGCGACCCGCGCGAGCTGGTCGCGACGCGCGGCATGAAGCAGGTCACCGACCTCGGCGCGATCGAAAAGGTGGTCGACGACATCATCGCGGCCAATCCGGACAAGGTCGCCCAGGCGAAAGCCAAGCCGCAGCTCGCCGGCTGGTTCGTCGGCCAGGTGATGAAGTCGTCCGGCGGCAAGGCCAATCCGCAGGCCGTGAACGATCTTCTGAAAGCGAAGCTCGGCATCTGA
- a CDS encoding type II toxin-antitoxin system VapB family antitoxin → MRTNIEIDDELLSQAMTATGLATKRATVEEGLRLLVRLRKQTKALTELKGLGWEGDLGEMRQGRPPRRS, encoded by the coding sequence ATGCGGACCAACATCGAAATCGATGATGAGTTGTTATCCCAGGCCATGACGGCGACGGGCTTGGCGACCAAACGCGCCACGGTTGAGGAGGGTTTGCGTCTGCTTGTCCGGCTACGCAAGCAGACGAAGGCGCTGACGGAACTCAAGGGATTGGGTTGGGAGGGCGATCTCGGGGAGATGCGTCAGGGCCGCCCTCCACGTCGGTCATGA